A DNA window from Tachysurus fulvidraco isolate hzauxx_2018 chromosome 4, HZAU_PFXX_2.0, whole genome shotgun sequence contains the following coding sequences:
- the esr2b gene encoding estrogen receptor 2b isoform X2, with protein MSSSSPPMHVVKDVDQEESPLFPSPYPRSLGLDRGTVCIPAPYADNGHGEMYFYGPPAPENPTVAPPLSPSFIWTSHNTHTMPALSLHCPPALPYSEPQIHTTWVDSKPPSTCRNSSFLSQSKLHAKPSEDGNEALNSSMSSGAMTKSDMHFCVVCHDYASGYHYGVWSCEGCKAFFKRSIQGHNDYICPATNQCTIDKNRRKSCQACRLRKCYEVGMMKCGARRERCGYRSSRHRRTTQISDGSARLMGVRGHAQRHTRAPLHLSLSHPAPRVPEENGFSGLSPEQLVHFILEAEPPQIYLKHQMKKPYTESTVMISLTQLADKELVLMISWAKKIPGFVELSLAHQVHLLECCWLEVLMLGLMWRSIDHPGKLIFSPDLKLNREEGSCVEGIMEIFDMLLAGSSRFRDLKLQKEEYVCLKALILLNSNMTSTESEKELESRAKLLRLLDAVTDALVWAISRTGLSMQQQSARLAHLLMLLSHIRHLSNKGMEHLSSMKRKNVVLLYDLLLEMLDANTTHSRRSSGSTFSDPETRETVLNMHTDLEVAIPVSSRNTPTPTQLHSPVTQQLTQVTESQCSQE; from the exons ATGAGCTCCTCGTCTCCACCCATGCATGTAGTAAAGGACGTGGACCAGGAGGAGTCGCCTCTCTTTCCTTCCCCCTATCCCAGGTCTCTAGGGTTGGACAGAGGAACTGTGTGTATCCCTGCTCCGTACGCAGATAACGGCCACGGCGAGATGTACTTTTATGGTCCGCCTGCGCCCGAGAACCCGACCGTGGCACCGCCTCTCAGTCCGTCGTTCATCTGGACCTCTCACAACACCCACACCATGCCAGCTCTGTCCCTGCACTGTCCCCCCGCACTGCCGTACAGCGAGCCACAGATACACACCACCTGGGTCGACAGCAAGCCACCTAGCACGTGTCGAAACAG CTCTTTCCTGTCTCAATCAAAGTTGCACGCGAAGCCATCAGAAGACGGCAACGAAGCTCTGAACTCCTCCATGTCGTCAGGTGCCATGACCAAAAGTGACATGCACTTCTGTGTCGTGTGTCACGACTATGCGTCAGGCTACCACTACGGTGTCTGGTCTTGTGAGGGCTGCAAGGCTTTTTTCAAGAGGAGCATTCAAG GACACAACGACTACATCTGTCCAGCCACCAACCAGTGCACAATCGACAAGAACCGCCGCAAGAGCTGCCAAGCGTGCCGTCTGCGCAAGTGCTACGAAGTGGGCATGATGAAGTGTG GTGCACGACGTGAGAGGTGTGGTTATCGAAGTTCCCGCCATCGCCGAACCACCCAGATAAGCGATGGCTCTGCCAGGCTCATGGGGGTCAGAGGTCATGCCCAAAGACATACTCGTGCCCCACTccatctctcactgtctcatCCTGCCCCCAGGGTGCCCGAAGAAAATGGGTTTTCAGGTCTGTCCCCTGAGCAGCTAGTGCACTTCATCCTAGAGGCGGAGCCTCCGCAGATCTATCTAAAGCATCAGATGAAGAAACCGTATACGGAGAGCACCGTGATGATTTCACTCACACAGCTAGCTGACAAAGAGCTTGTCCTCATGATCAGCTGGGCCAAGAAGATTCCag GTTTTGTGGAGCTAAGCTTGGCCCATCAGGTTCACCTGTTAGAGTGCTGTTGGTTAGAGGTGCTCATGCTGGGGCTGATGTGGAGGTCAATCGATCATCCTGGAAAACTCATCTTCTCCCCAGACCTCAAACTTAACAG ggagGAGGGAAGCTGCGTTGAGGGGATCATGGAGATTTTTGACATGCTCCTGGCTGGGTCCTCCAGGTTCAGAGATCTAAAGCTGCAGAAGGAGGAGTATGTTTGCCTCAAAGCACTCATCCTGCTCAACTcta ATATGACCTCGACGGAGAGTGAGAAGGAGCTGGAGAGCAGGGCAAAGTTGCTACGTCTGCTTGACGCCGTGACGGACGCGCTGGTGTGGGCCATCTCACGAACAGGTTTATCCATGCAGCAGCAGTCCGCACGCCTCGCTCACCTACTCATGCTGCTCTCGCATATCCGACATCTCAG TAACAAAGGCATGGAGCACCTTTCCAGTATGAAGCGGAAGAACGTCGTCCTGCTGTATGACCTGCTGTTGGAGATGCTCGACGCCAACACTACTCACAGCAGGCGTAGTTCTGGTAGCACGTTCTCCGACCCCGAGACCAGAGAGACTGTGTTGAACATGCACACTGACCTGGAGGTGGCGATCCCAGTGTCCTCACggaacacacccacacccactcaGCTCCACAGTCCCGTCACTCAGCAACTCACACAGGTGACCGAGTCACAGTGCAGCCAGGAGTGA
- the esr2b gene encoding estrogen receptor 2b isoform X1: MSSSSPPMHVVKDVDQEESPLFPSPYPRSLGLDRGTVCIPAPYADNGHGEMYFYGPPAPENPTVAPPLSPSFIWTSHNTHTMPALSLHCPPALPYSEPQIHTTWVDSKPPSTCRNSSFLSQSKLHAKPSEDGNEALNSSMSSGAMTKSDMHFCVVCHDYASGYHYGVWSCEGCKAFFKRSIQGHNDYICPATNQCTIDKNRRKSCQACRLRKCYEVGMMKCGARRERCGYRSSRHRRTTQISDGSARLMGVRGHAQRHTRAPLHLSLSHPAPRVPEENGFSGLSPEQLVHFILEAEPPQIYLKHQMKKPYTESTVMISLTQLADKELVLMISWAKKIPGFVELSLAHQVHLLECCWLEVLMLGLMWRSIDHPGKLIFSPDLKLNREEGSCVEGIMEIFDMLLAGSSRFRDLKLQKEEYVCLKALILLNSSMYMTSTESEKELESRAKLLRLLDAVTDALVWAISRTGLSMQQQSARLAHLLMLLSHIRHLSNKGMEHLSSMKRKNVVLLYDLLLEMLDANTTHSRRSSGSTFSDPETRETVLNMHTDLEVAIPVSSRNTPTPTQLHSPVTQQLTQVTESQCSQE, encoded by the exons ATGAGCTCCTCGTCTCCACCCATGCATGTAGTAAAGGACGTGGACCAGGAGGAGTCGCCTCTCTTTCCTTCCCCCTATCCCAGGTCTCTAGGGTTGGACAGAGGAACTGTGTGTATCCCTGCTCCGTACGCAGATAACGGCCACGGCGAGATGTACTTTTATGGTCCGCCTGCGCCCGAGAACCCGACCGTGGCACCGCCTCTCAGTCCGTCGTTCATCTGGACCTCTCACAACACCCACACCATGCCAGCTCTGTCCCTGCACTGTCCCCCCGCACTGCCGTACAGCGAGCCACAGATACACACCACCTGGGTCGACAGCAAGCCACCTAGCACGTGTCGAAACAG CTCTTTCCTGTCTCAATCAAAGTTGCACGCGAAGCCATCAGAAGACGGCAACGAAGCTCTGAACTCCTCCATGTCGTCAGGTGCCATGACCAAAAGTGACATGCACTTCTGTGTCGTGTGTCACGACTATGCGTCAGGCTACCACTACGGTGTCTGGTCTTGTGAGGGCTGCAAGGCTTTTTTCAAGAGGAGCATTCAAG GACACAACGACTACATCTGTCCAGCCACCAACCAGTGCACAATCGACAAGAACCGCCGCAAGAGCTGCCAAGCGTGCCGTCTGCGCAAGTGCTACGAAGTGGGCATGATGAAGTGTG GTGCACGACGTGAGAGGTGTGGTTATCGAAGTTCCCGCCATCGCCGAACCACCCAGATAAGCGATGGCTCTGCCAGGCTCATGGGGGTCAGAGGTCATGCCCAAAGACATACTCGTGCCCCACTccatctctcactgtctcatCCTGCCCCCAGGGTGCCCGAAGAAAATGGGTTTTCAGGTCTGTCCCCTGAGCAGCTAGTGCACTTCATCCTAGAGGCGGAGCCTCCGCAGATCTATCTAAAGCATCAGATGAAGAAACCGTATACGGAGAGCACCGTGATGATTTCACTCACACAGCTAGCTGACAAAGAGCTTGTCCTCATGATCAGCTGGGCCAAGAAGATTCCag GTTTTGTGGAGCTAAGCTTGGCCCATCAGGTTCACCTGTTAGAGTGCTGTTGGTTAGAGGTGCTCATGCTGGGGCTGATGTGGAGGTCAATCGATCATCCTGGAAAACTCATCTTCTCCCCAGACCTCAAACTTAACAG ggagGAGGGAAGCTGCGTTGAGGGGATCATGGAGATTTTTGACATGCTCCTGGCTGGGTCCTCCAGGTTCAGAGATCTAAAGCTGCAGAAGGAGGAGTATGTTTGCCTCAAAGCACTCATCCTGCTCAACTctagtatgt ATATGACCTCGACGGAGAGTGAGAAGGAGCTGGAGAGCAGGGCAAAGTTGCTACGTCTGCTTGACGCCGTGACGGACGCGCTGGTGTGGGCCATCTCACGAACAGGTTTATCCATGCAGCAGCAGTCCGCACGCCTCGCTCACCTACTCATGCTGCTCTCGCATATCCGACATCTCAG TAACAAAGGCATGGAGCACCTTTCCAGTATGAAGCGGAAGAACGTCGTCCTGCTGTATGACCTGCTGTTGGAGATGCTCGACGCCAACACTACTCACAGCAGGCGTAGTTCTGGTAGCACGTTCTCCGACCCCGAGACCAGAGAGACTGTGTTGAACATGCACACTGACCTGGAGGTGGCGATCCCAGTGTCCTCACggaacacacccacacccactcaGCTCCACAGTCCCGTCACTCAGCAACTCACACAGGTGACCGAGTCACAGTGCAGCCAGGAGTGA